One window of the Salvia splendens isolate huo1 chromosome 1, SspV2, whole genome shotgun sequence genome contains the following:
- the LOC121744906 gene encoding sulfite reductase 1 [ferredoxin], chloroplastic-like: MTTSFAAAAVAKDPAIPIFPSTFTGLNSASTYLLLSKRPHRFLSSAAASHHSFIRAVSTPVKPDAPVEQKRSKVEIIKEHSDFIRYPLNEELLTDAPNINESAIQLIKFHGSYQQYNRDERGARSYSFMLRTKNPCGKVSNQLYLAMDDLADQFGIGTLRLTTRQTFQLHGVLKKDLKTVMSTIIKSMGSTLGACGDLNRNVLAPAAPIYKKDYLFAQKTAEDIAALLTPQSGFYYDMWVDGEKVMSAEPPEVVKARNDNSHGTNFTDSPEPIYGTQFLPRKFKIAVTIPGDNSVDLFTNDIGVVVVSDADGEPHGFNIYVGGGMGRTHRMENTFPRLAEPLGYVPKEDILYAVKAIVVTQRENGRRDDRKYSRMKYLISSWGIEKFRAVVEGYYGKKFKPCHELPEWEFESYLGWHEQGDGRLFCGLHVDSGRIKGIMKKTLREVIEKYNLNVRITPNQNIILCDIRQAWKHPITTVLAQGGLLQPRYVDPLNVTAIACPAMPLCPLAITEAERGIPDLLKRVRTVFEKVGLKYSETVVIRVTGCPNGCARPYMAELGLVGDGPNSYQFWLGGTPNQTTLATVFKEKVKIHDLEKVVEPLFYHWKRKRLSKESFGEFTNRMGKEKMLELVDKWEGMPQGPLRYNLKLFADKETYEKVDALAKLQGKSAHQLAMEIIRNFVASNQNG, encoded by the exons ATGACGACGTCGTTTGCGGCCGCTGCCGTAGCCAAGGACCCTGCCATCCCGATTTTTCCGTCCACCTTCACCGGCTTGAACTCCGCTTCCACCTATCTTCTCCTCTCCAAACGCCCCCACCGTTTCCTTTCCTCCGCCGCCGCTTCACATCACTCCTTCATCAGAGCCGTCTCCACG CCTGTAAAGCCAGATGCTCCTGTTGAGCAGAAACGCAGTAAGGTCGAAATAATCAAAGAGCATAGTGACTTCATAAGATATCCTCTCAATGAGGAGTTGTTAACTGATGCCCCTAACATCAATGAGTCTGCCATTCAATTGATCAAGTTCCATGGTAGCTATCAACAGTACAATAGAGATGAACGTGGGGCAAGGTCTTACTCCTTTATGCTCCGTACTAAGAATCCTTGTGGAAAGGTTTCAAACCAACTCTACCTGGCCATGGATGATCTAGCCGATCAGTTTGGGATCGGAACACTTCGTTTGACTACAAGGCAAACCTTTCAACTTCATGGTGTTTTAAAGAAAGACCTTAAGACAGTAATGAGTACAATCATTAAAAGCATGGGTTCTACACTCGGTGCATGTGGTGATCTGAACAGAAACGTTCTTGCTCCTGCAGCACCCATCTACAAAAAAGATTATTTGTTTGCCCAGAAAACTGCAGAAGATATTGCTGCACTCTTAACCCCACAATCAGGTTTTTACTATGATATGTGGGTGGATGGGGAAAAAGTTATGTCTGCAGAACCTCCTGAAGTAGTGAAGGCTCGAAATGATAACTCCCATGGTACAAATTTTACTGATTCACCCGAGCCAATCTATGGAACTCAATTCCTACCAAGGAAGTTCAAAATTGCGGTAACTATACCAGGAGACAATTCTGTCGATCTATTTACAAATGATATTGGCGTGGTAGTTGTGTCTGATGCTGATGGAGAGCCCCATGGCTTTAACATATAT GTTGGTGGTGGGATGGGGAGAACTCATAGAATGGAGAACACCTTCCCTAGGCTGGCAGAGCCATTGGGTTATGTTCCAAAGGAGGATATATTGTATGCTGTAAAGGCTATTGTCGTCACCCAaagagaaaatggaagaagagaTGATCGCAAATATAGCAGGATGAAATATCTAATTAGCTCATGGGGAATTGAGAAATTCAGAGCTGTTGTTGAGGGGTATTATGGAAAGAAATTCAAACCTTGCCACGAGTTGCCTGAATGGGAATTTGAAAGCTACTTGGGTTGGCATGAGCAG GGAGATGGTCGACTATTTTGTGGCCTCCATGTAGATAGTGGTCGAATCAAAGGGATAATGAAGAAGACATTACGAGAAGTAATTGAGAAGTATAATTTGAATGTCCGCATTACCCCAAATCAGAATATCATTTTGTGCGACATTCGTCAGGCATGGAAGCACCCAATCACTACTGTTCTCGCTCAGGGCGGTTTATTG CAACCAAGGTATGTTGATCCTCTGAATGTGACAGCAATAGCATGCCCAGCTATGCCACTTTGTCCTTTGGCAATTACAGAAGCTGAGCGTGGAATACCTGATCTCCTTAAGCGAGTCCGAACTGTATTTGAGAAG GTCGGCTTGAAGTATAGTGAAACTGTGGTTATAAGGGTAACTGGCTGCCCCAATGGTTGTGCAAGACCTTACATGGCTGAACTCGGCTTGGTTGGTGATGGTCCAAATAGTTATCAG TTTTGGCTAGGAGGGACGCCCAACCAAACTACACTTGCAACAGTGTTCAAAGAGAAGGTTAAGATTCATGATCTGGAGAAAGTGGTAGAACCATTGTTTTATCACTGGAAACGCAAGCGGCTCTCCAAGGAATCATTTGGGGAATTTACAAACCGCATG GGCAAAGAGAAGATGTTGGAGTTGGTGGATAAATGGGAAGGAATGCCACAAGGGCCATTGCGGTATAATTTGAAGCTTTTTGCTGACAAGGAGACGTACGAAAAAGTGGATGCTCTAGCGAAACTTCAGGGTAAGAGTGCTCATCAATTGGCAATGGAGATTATCCGCAATTTCGTGGCTTCCAACCAAAACGGTTGA